Proteins encoded in a region of the Desulforegula conservatrix Mb1Pa genome:
- a CDS encoding RsmE family RNA methyltransferase yields the protein MITQINNGGMESIIRVCSTPELEQDIIIPESSFPALRAWFARPGEIITISDHKNRFYRARLAEWDGTNAVAHVFQSLPENHEPRVKITVFQAIPEKERFELILQKLTEIGVSAIVPFVSRKSLTIEERDSSQKKSHKWPEILVKAAKQCRRGIIPGLGESIKWDNLLETVHIFSKAAILSEHNGGVTITEAFKNIESGEICLIVGPEGGFLKNEISEAAQKGVVPVSLGSRILRTETASMVAASLAVYITGGFS from the coding sequence TAATTATACCAGAATCCTCTTTCCCCGCACTCAGGGCATGGTTTGCAAGACCCGGTGAAATCATTACAATTTCAGATCACAAAAACCGATTCTACAGGGCCAGACTTGCAGAGTGGGACGGCACCAATGCTGTTGCCCATGTATTCCAATCTCTCCCGGAAAATCATGAGCCCAGGGTCAAAATAACAGTTTTCCAGGCAATTCCTGAAAAGGAAAGATTCGAACTCATTCTTCAAAAACTGACTGAAATAGGTGTCTCGGCCATCGTTCCATTTGTTTCAAGAAAATCATTAACCATTGAAGAAAGAGATTCGTCCCAGAAAAAATCCCATAAATGGCCGGAAATTCTTGTTAAAGCTGCAAAACAATGCAGAAGAGGCATCATTCCAGGGCTTGGAGAATCAATAAAATGGGATAATCTTTTGGAAACCGTACATATATTTTCAAAAGCAGCAATACTCAGCGAGCACAATGGGGGCGTTACAATAACTGAGGCTTTCAAAAATATTGAATCAGGAGAAATTTGCCTTATAGTCGGCCCAGAGGGAGGTTTTTTAAAAAATGAAATATCCGAAGCTGCTCAAAAAGGAGTAGTACCTGTATCTTTAGGCTCAAGAATCCTCCGTACTGAAACAGCCTCAATGGTAGCTGCGTCACTCGCAGTGTACATAACAGGAGGCTTCTCTTAG
- a CDS encoding MBL fold metallo-hydrolase RNA specificity domain-containing protein — MNITFYGAVREVTGSMHLMESGDDRILLDCGLHQGKRKDSESKNLVFPFDPAIITNVVLSHAHIDHSGRLPLLTKGKFGGRIICTRATKDACTYLLLDCAHIQESDATYLNYKTVKSFLARFQNPNGHKDKRRRTDIDIKDLKPEGEKINKESVSQVIRKYNLEHVEPLYNTEDAQLCLGYFEGYPYSQSIKVGKYITCKFYESGHILGSGISIFTVKEKGKTLKIGYTGDIGRFDRPIIKDPVLEFDADDRDLDLLIMESTYGSRIHEPVEDSSKALKSTIFEAVEKGGSVLIPAFAFGRTQELIYTLHEMKNNREIPDIPIYVDSPLAGNITSVFGEHPEEYDRETHATFLEKGQNPFIFPGIEYVSSVEESMNLMREERPHIVISASGMCESGRILHHLRCKIHDEKNTILIVGYMAQHTLGRKILEEGSAYEKNGRKGPAPVLRILNKEYPLKAKILKLGGFSAHADQNELYSFLKKSNLNIKRIAVVHGEEDQSEAFAEFLKDKGYKAFVPRAGEHYSID; from the coding sequence ATGAATATTACTTTTTATGGTGCGGTTAGAGAAGTCACAGGTTCTATGCATCTTATGGAATCAGGAGATGACAGGATACTTTTGGACTGCGGCCTGCATCAGGGCAAGAGAAAAGACAGTGAGTCCAAAAACCTGGTGTTCCCATTTGATCCGGCAATTATTACAAATGTTGTTCTTTCCCATGCACACATAGATCATTCCGGCCGATTGCCTCTGCTGACCAAGGGGAAATTCGGTGGCCGAATAATCTGCACACGAGCTACGAAGGATGCATGCACTTACTTGTTGCTGGATTGCGCACATATTCAGGAATCTGATGCTACTTACCTGAATTATAAAACTGTTAAAAGTTTCCTTGCAAGATTTCAAAATCCTAATGGACATAAGGACAAACGCAGGCGAACAGATATCGACATAAAAGATCTCAAGCCTGAAGGTGAAAAGATCAACAAGGAATCCGTATCCCAGGTCATAAGAAAATATAATCTTGAACATGTGGAACCACTTTATAATACAGAAGATGCGCAATTATGTCTTGGTTATTTTGAAGGTTATCCTTATTCCCAATCAATCAAGGTTGGGAAATACATCACATGTAAATTTTATGAGTCAGGGCATATTCTTGGTTCCGGCATTTCAATTTTTACTGTAAAAGAAAAAGGAAAAACTTTAAAGATCGGATATACAGGAGACATTGGTCGTTTTGACAGGCCTATAATAAAGGATCCTGTTCTTGAGTTCGATGCCGATGACAGGGATCTTGATCTACTTATAATGGAAAGTACTTATGGTTCCAGGATTCATGAGCCTGTCGAGGATTCATCCAAAGCTCTTAAATCGACGATTTTTGAAGCTGTTGAAAAAGGCGGGTCTGTGCTTATTCCTGCTTTTGCATTCGGAAGGACCCAGGAGCTTATCTATACTCTTCATGAGATGAAAAACAATAGAGAGATCCCTGATATACCAATCTATGTTGACAGCCCTCTGGCTGGCAATATCACATCTGTTTTCGGAGAGCATCCTGAAGAATACGACAGAGAAACACATGCGACCTTTTTGGAAAAAGGCCAGAATCCGTTCATATTTCCTGGAATCGAGTATGTTTCTTCTGTGGAGGAGTCCATGAATCTCATGCGTGAAGAAAGACCACATATAGTAATATCAGCTTCAGGCATGTGTGAATCAGGAAGAATTTTGCATCATCTGCGTTGTAAGATCCATGATGAAAAAAATACAATACTGATAGTCGGATATATGGCTCAGCATACCCTCGGTAGAAAAATTCTTGAAGAAGGATCTGCTTATGAGAAAAACGGAAGAAAAGGACCCGCGCCTGTTTTGAGAATTCTGAATAAGGAATACCCGCTTAAGGCCAAAATACTAAAACTTGGTGGCTTTAGTGCCCATGCGGATCAAAATGAGCTTTATTCATTTTTGAAGAAGAGCAATCTTAATATAAAAAGGATAGCGGTTGTTCACGGTGAAGAAGACCAGTCAGAAGCCTTCGCAGAATTTTTAAAAGACAAGGGATACAAAGCATTTGTTCCAAGGGCTGGGGAGCATTATTCCATAGATTAA